A stretch of Lathyrus oleraceus cultivar Zhongwan6 chromosome 6, CAAS_Psat_ZW6_1.0, whole genome shotgun sequence DNA encodes these proteins:
- the LOC127092632 gene encoding protein PHR1-LIKE 2 isoform X2 translates to MFSRLLRPHDHEGSVGVVHEDTNHQHSHLADPCLVLTSDPKPRLRWTTDLHQRFVDAVTQLGGPSKATPKAIMRTMNVKGLTLYHLKSHLQKYRLGKQAGKDSDEGCKDGSYLLESPGTEDSSPKLLASDANEGHEVKEALRAQMEVQSKLHLLVEAEKHLLIRQDAERRYMAMLERACKMLADQFIGESTLDTDIQKYQELPSNELGGMHVSDIPYILQPQGANCSTESCLTSLESLRGLTLEGSPGGTKRMVGLDSMVSPLIWSETNMRSQGIHLAQVNPQGIARYGM, encoded by the exons ATGTTTTCTAGGTTGTTACGTCCTCACGACCATGAAGGAAGTGTTGGTGTTGTTCATGAAGACACAAATCATCAACACAGCCACCTTGCAGACCCTTGTCTTGTTCTCACTTCTGATCCAAAACCTCGTCTTCGTTGGACTACTGACCTTCACCAACGCTTTGTTGATGCTGTTACCCAACTCGGTGGACCAAGCA AAGCCACACCGAAAGCAATCATGAGGACCATGAATGTCAAGGGTTTGACACTCTATCACTTAAAGAGTCATCTTCAG AAGTACAGGCTTGGTAAACAAGCTGGAAAAGATTCTGATGAGGGATGCAAAGATG GTTCATATCTTCTAGAAAGCCCTGGTACTGAAGACTCATCTCCTAAATTACTAGCTTCTGATGCAAACGA GGGTCATGAAGTCAAGGAGGCTTTAAGAGCCCAGATGGAAGTGCAAAGCAAGCTACATTTACTAGTGGAG GCAGAGAAGCACCTGCTAATTCGCCAAGATGCAGAACGGCGGTATATGGCCATGCTCGAGAGAGCTTGTAAGATGTTGGCTGATCAATTTATTGGCGAGTCAACTCTAGACACAGACATCCAAAAATATCAAGAACTACCAAGTAACGAACTAGGTGGAATGCATGTTTCAGACATACCGTACATTCTCCAGCCTCAAGGGGCCAACTGTTCGACTGAAAGTTGCCTAACATCCCTTGAGAGTCTAAGAGGGTTGACACTAGAAGGATCACCTGGCGGGACAAAGAGGATGGTGGGATTGGACTCGATGGTATCGCCTTTGATCTGGAGTGAAACTAACATGAGAAGTCAAGGCATTCATTTAGCCCAAGTGAATCCTCAAGGAATAGCAAGGTATGGAATGTAG
- the LOC127097078 gene encoding disease resistance protein RPP13, giving the protein MAGLAVDFVVSVVAKVLVEEYAVLGDAARHVEWIEKELRSMRGLLEQVEQRGDGEQAQELKEWADNLKEVALHAKNVIELFVTKSVKRRRWGVLHWFDKYSIGKELEKIRRSMRDISYIGMNLNKNVLSVSVENPPPSSSSSSSIPEVVDMAMEKLDHILNQNLITSNKVIELVEGVKDGLKDLKNIVSKLKSSNERETVWLEEVNDVCNYTGEVVENFVARKKGFKLSSSLSLPWKFLCHDASLREFKKRMKCVSTQIGDALARCLTYGVVDMDETTQRSTTVPVQDLSVEILIISDLIPFFINLILQSEDNLVQAFIVVVIIQAFAFVARQGPIRGSKLIPKQSTISRPLIWSMFFYASILCLWKSMDNSLKCVQRDLDLMQAFLRDTADSAENMNERQKVWFGQLKLMAQNGRSFLAAAKGEGCCWSSRIKFAKDINCLLKEIFSISDRKTNYGIANIHIQQELVRSFHHDNSGAASSSSSYQPVTGLKQEVQSIRGEKELMDALLQDACDMRELDGTSRIWVDQMQIIDNEIATVISDYDVKLKHRSVLVYIFKYWTRHDITNKINGIKIKIEDASRRRRVYGSGKTIESSSSTVHILRGTMQLSLVAKESDVVGFDDDAQVIMDQLLSDERRHCITWIVGIGGTGKTTLAKMIFQDRAVVSHFECRLWVSLPSNSNHTTQLFEEIYKEATRQIKGDSSSVASVLETLAHTKFLLVVDGIEETSQVYLLDTLKKAIPDMSTGSRLLLTARNANAAQQAVGTNNFVYPLQLLDDESSRVLFTRHLKVDTTPELTNVGREIVIKCGGLPSQILEMSLFLSDKEHVTHEEWSTELKNIQKRSWSETVNTINKHLARYLTGCLFYFGLFPAEFGIPVRRLVTLLVAEERVHLGEHPDLQEQVAEWYLMKLIDLNLVQIAKRKRNGKVKTCRLPYGLRQLWWTKANNYIFLKARTAGDSDPDPKNSIIRWVTDDPKTHHIWYDHIHGDTRSTRSDPASLRSYYKDVISFLSFDTREGSKPGREIGYFMKGSISSDCFLLLRVLDLERVYKPKLPKSIARLSQLRYLGLRWTYLESLPSFISKLLKLQILDLKHTYIHTLPNSIWDMELRHLFLSETFHSRFPPQQKDHFSRIRFLLPRLRDNFLSDLQTLWGLFVDEETPVKDGLDTLVKITKLGLTCQQMSSETDAMTKKLEAVAEWIVKLKHLQSLRLKSRDEEGKPWELHLKSFENHANVTDMYLLGILSSSSILSQFPRSLIELTLSHSKLKDDPMKLLKDFPNLRILSLLADSYLGQTMVCESQSFPQLHVLKFWLLEPLEELKIEQGALPCLRQLEIRLCRNLKVLPGGLKHVSALLELKLTNMPLEINAEINNIPLPPNCKVVKTDFQ; this is encoded by the exons ATGGCAGGTCTTGCAGTAGATTTTGTGGTATCAGTGGTTGCAAAAGTTCTAGTTGAAGAGTATGCGGTGTTGGGGGATGCAGCGAGGCACGTAGAATGGATTGAGAAAGAGCTGAGGTCAATGCGGGGATTGTTAGAACAAGTTGAACAGCGAGGGGATGGCGAACAGGCACAGGAGCTGAAAGAATGGGCAGATAATTTGAAGGAAGTTGCTCTTCATGCAAAGAATGTGATAGAACTGTTTGTGACAAAATCAGTGAAGAGGAGGAGGTGGGGAGTTCTGCACTGGTTTGACAAATACAGTATCGGGAAAGAGCTGGAAAAGATCCGCAGGAGCATGAGAGACATCTCTTATATTGGAATGAACTTAAACAAAAATGTCCTTAGTGTCTCTGTTGAAAATCCGCCACCTTCCAGTTCTAGCTCCTCCAGCATCCCCGAAGTAGTAGATATGGCTATGGAGAAGCTTGATCACATTCTGAATCAAAACTTAATAACCAGTAATAAAGTGATCGAGCTGGTGGAAGGGGTAAAAGATGGCCTCAAAGACCTAAAAAACATTGTTTCTAAGTTGAAGTCATCAAATGAAAGAGAAACTGTGTGGTTGGAAGAGGTGAATGACGTTTGTAATTACACCGGAGAAGTTGTTGAAAATTTTGTTGCAAGAAAAAAAGGGTTCAAATTGAGTAGTAGTCTCAGTCTCCCGTGGAAGTTCCTTTGTCATGATGCTTCCTTGCGGGAATTTAAGAAGCGGATGAAGTGTGTTAGTACTCAAATTGGAGATGCCCTTGCAAGATGTTTGACTTACGGAGTTGTGGACATGGATGAAACAACACAAAGATCAACAACAGTACCCGTTCAAGACTTGTCAGTGGAGATTTTGATAATATCAGACCTCATCCCTTTCTTTATTAATTTGATTCTTCAGAGTGAGGATAACTTGGTTCAGGCCTTCATAGTTGTAGTAATCATTCAAGCTTTTGCATTTGTTGCAAGACAAGGACCAATCAGAGGGAGTAAACTGATTCCAAAACAAAGCACAATATCAAGGCCGCTGATCTGGAGCATGTTCTTTTACGCTTCAATTCTTTGT TTGTGGAAGTCTATGGACAATAGTTTGAAGTGCGTGCAAAGAGATTTAGATCTTATGCAAGCGTTTCTTAGGGACACTGCTGATAGTGCAGAAAACATGAATGAAAGACAGAAAGTATGGTTTGGTCAACTCAAACTAATGGCTCAAAATGGCAGGTCCTTTCTTGCTGCTGCTAAGGGTGAGGGTTGTTGTTGGAGCAGTAGAATTAAGTTTGCCAAGGACATCAACTGCTTGTTGAAAGAGATTTTTAGTATCTCAGACAGGAAGACCAATTATGGCATTGCAAATATTCATATTCAACAAGAGCTTGTACGTTCCTTCCACCATGACAATTCTGGTGCTGCCTCCTCCTCTTCCTCATATCAGCCTGTGACAGGACTCAAACAAGAAGTCCAATCAATCAGAGGAGAAAAGGAATTAATGGATGCGCTGCTTCAAGATGCATGTGACATGAGAGAACTAGATGGAACCTCTAGAATCTGGGTGGACCAAATGCAAATTATTGACAATGAAATTGCAACTGTCATTTCCGACTATGATGTCAAATTAAAGCATAGGTCAGTTCTCGTTTACATATTCAAGTACTGGACCCGACATGATATTACTAACAAGATCAATGGTATCAAAATCAAAATTGAAGATGCCTCCAGAAGAAGAAGGGTATATGGTTCGGGAAAGACAATCGAGTCCTCATCGTCCACAGTTCATATACTACGTGGAACCATGCAATTGTCTCTCGTTGCTAAAGAATCCGATGTTGTTGGATTTGACGATGACGCACAAGTTATTATGGATCAGTTACTGTCGGATGAGAGACGTCACTGCATTACCTGGATTGTTGGAATCGGGGGCACGGGCAAGACAACACTCGCCAAGATGATATTTCAAGACAGAGCTGTTGTAAGCCATTTTGAGTGTCGCCTATGGGTGTCACTACCTTCGAATTCAAATCATACGACACAACTTTTTGAAGAAATTTACAAGGAGGCCACCAGACAAATAAAGGGAGACTCGTCGAGTGTTGCCTCCGTGCTAGAAACCTTGGCGCACACAAAGTTTCTTCTAGTTGTTGATGGCATAGAAGAAACTTCACAAGTGTACTTGTTGGATACTTTGAAAAAGGCCATACCCGATATGTCAACCGGCAGCAGACTTCTTCTTACTGCTCGCAATGCTAATGCAGCCCAACAAGCTGTTGGTACTAATAACTTTGTTTACCCCCTACAGTTATTAGATGATGAAAGTAGCAGGGTTTTGTTTACAAGACATTTGAAGGTGGACACTACCCCGGAACTAACCAATGTTGGAAGAGAAATTGTGATCAAGTGTGGAGGCCTGCCATCCCAAATATTAGAAATGAGTCTTTTTCTTTCAGACAAAGAACATGTCACACATGAGGAGTGGTCGACCGAGCTCAAAAATATTCAAAAACGGAGTTGGTCTGAAACGGTTAATACAATCAACAAACACTTAGCTCGGTATCTAACTGGATGCCTATTTTATTTTGGACTATTTCCTGCTGAATTTGGAATTCCTGTTAGAAGACTTGTTACTTTGTTGGTTGCAGAGGAGCGGGTGCATCTTGGGGAACACCCAGATCTCCAAGAGCAAGTAGCAGAATGGTATTTGATGAAGCTGATAGATCTCAACCTGGTTCAAATTGCCAAGAGAAAGCGCAATGGCAAGGTCAAAACATGTCGTCTCCCCTATGGATTGCGACAACTCTGGTGGACAAAAGCTAACAACTACATCTTTCTTAAAGCCCGCACTGCCGGGGATTCCGATCCAGACCCAAAAAACTCTATCATACGCTGGGTGACAGATGATCCTAAAACCCATCATATCTGGTATGATCATATTCATGGTGACACTAGAAGTACTAGAAGTGATCCAGCTTCCCTGAGAAGCTACTACAAAGATGTTATCTCCTTTTTGTCCTTCGACACACGAGAGGGAAGTAAACCCGGCCGGGAAATAGGCTACTTCATGAAGGGATCTATTTCAAGTGATTGCTTCTTACTCCTGCGGGTTCTTGATCTCGAACGGGTTTATAAGCCCAAATTGCCTAAAAGCATAGCAAGACTTTCCCAGCTGAGGTACCTTGGTTTAAGATGGACTTACTTGGAGTCACTTCCATCATTTATAAGCAAGTTGTTGAAGCTACAGATACTTGATCTCAAACATACTTACATACATACTCTACCAAACTCCATTTGGGATATGGAACTCAGACACTTGTTCTTGAGCGAGACTTTCCACAGCAGATTCCCACCACAACAAAAAGATCATTTTTCCCGCATCAGATTTCTTCTACCTCGGCTAAGAGATAACTTTCTGTCTGATCTCCAAACACTGTGGGGGCTCTTCGTAGATGAAGAAACTCCAGTGAAGGATGGCTTGGACACATTGGTCAAAATCACAAAATTGGGATTAACATGCCAACAAATGTCATCCGAGACAGACGCGATGACAAAAAAACTTGAGGCAGTGGCTGAATGGATTGTGAAACTAAAGCACCTTCAATCACTGAGATTAAAATCAAGGGATGAAGAAGGGAAACCTTGGGAATTACACTTGAAGTCCTTCGAGAACCATGCAAATGTAACTGACATGTATTTGCTTGGAATCTTGAGCAGTTCATCTATTCTGTCTCAGTTCCCTCGGAGCCTCATTGAACTTACCCTATCACATTCGAAACTAAAGGATGATCCCATGAAACTCTTGAAAGATTTTCCGAATCTTCGGATACTGAGTTTACTTGCAGACTCTTACCTGGGACAAACTATGGTCTGTGAATCTCAAAGTTTTCCTCAACTTCATGTATTAAAGTTTTGGTTGCTGGAGCCATTAGAGGAATTGAAGATAGAGCAAGGAGCACTTCCCTGTCTCAGACAACTGGAAATCAGATTGTGTCGGAACCTAAAAGTACTTCCTGGTGGACTAAAGCATGTTAGCGCCCTGCTTGAGTTGAAATTGACAAACATGCCATTAGAAATCAATGCTGAGATCAATAACATCCCATTACCACCCAACTGTAAAGTGGTCAAAACTGATTTTCAGTAG
- the LOC127092632 gene encoding protein PHR1-LIKE 2 isoform X1 produces MFSRLLRPHDHEGSVGVVHEDTNHQHSHLADPCLVLTSDPKPRLRWTTDLHQRFVDAVTQLGGPSKATPKAIMRTMNVKGLTLYHLKSHLQKYRLGKQAGKDSDEGCKDGISGSYLLESPGTEDSSPKLLASDANEGHEVKEALRAQMEVQSKLHLLVEAEKHLLIRQDAERRYMAMLERACKMLADQFIGESTLDTDIQKYQELPSNELGGMHVSDIPYILQPQGANCSTESCLTSLESLRGLTLEGSPGGTKRMVGLDSMVSPLIWSETNMRSQGIHLAQVNPQGIARYGM; encoded by the exons ATGTTTTCTAGGTTGTTACGTCCTCACGACCATGAAGGAAGTGTTGGTGTTGTTCATGAAGACACAAATCATCAACACAGCCACCTTGCAGACCCTTGTCTTGTTCTCACTTCTGATCCAAAACCTCGTCTTCGTTGGACTACTGACCTTCACCAACGCTTTGTTGATGCTGTTACCCAACTCGGTGGACCAAGCA AAGCCACACCGAAAGCAATCATGAGGACCATGAATGTCAAGGGTTTGACACTCTATCACTTAAAGAGTCATCTTCAG AAGTACAGGCTTGGTAAACAAGCTGGAAAAGATTCTGATGAGGGATGCAAAGATG GAATATCAGGTTCATATCTTCTAGAAAGCCCTGGTACTGAAGACTCATCTCCTAAATTACTAGCTTCTGATGCAAACGA GGGTCATGAAGTCAAGGAGGCTTTAAGAGCCCAGATGGAAGTGCAAAGCAAGCTACATTTACTAGTGGAG GCAGAGAAGCACCTGCTAATTCGCCAAGATGCAGAACGGCGGTATATGGCCATGCTCGAGAGAGCTTGTAAGATGTTGGCTGATCAATTTATTGGCGAGTCAACTCTAGACACAGACATCCAAAAATATCAAGAACTACCAAGTAACGAACTAGGTGGAATGCATGTTTCAGACATACCGTACATTCTCCAGCCTCAAGGGGCCAACTGTTCGACTGAAAGTTGCCTAACATCCCTTGAGAGTCTAAGAGGGTTGACACTAGAAGGATCACCTGGCGGGACAAAGAGGATGGTGGGATTGGACTCGATGGTATCGCCTTTGATCTGGAGTGAAACTAACATGAGAAGTCAAGGCATTCATTTAGCCCAAGTGAATCCTCAAGGAATAGCAAGGTATGGAATGTAG
- the LOC127095739 gene encoding kinesin-like protein KIN-12A: MWGPANSLAEENVAKEQQGLTPRVFERLFARIKEEQTKHSDQQLNYQCNCSFLEIYNEQVTDLLDPSQRNLQIREDVKSGVYVENLTENH, from the exons ATGTGGGGTCCTGCCAATTCTTTGGCTGAAGAAAATGTAGCAAAAGAGCAACAAGGACTTACACCCCGTGTTTTTGAGAGACTGTTTGCGCGCATAAAGGAA GAGCAAACAAAGCATTCTGATCAACAGCTCAATTATCAGTGCAACTGCTCTTTTCTTGAG ATATACAATGAACAGGTCACAGATCTGTTGGATCCGAGTCAAAGGAACCTTCAG ATTAGAGAAGATGTCAAATCAGGTGTGTATGTTGAGAATCTTACAGAGAAtcattaa
- the LOC127092282 gene encoding alpha-(1,4)-fucosyltransferase, which translates to MLLVPPKPINTITITIMLAFTFFLIFFSSGFLHFPSVSPSLPPIHHSFTLPSINSSSDPFTDLLSSFRKWDSRVGCDKFREKTNGVLLNHSKVVSLQEFGGGCGGFELNHVSVLVKGWTWIPDNLDNLYSCRCGLSCLWTKSNVLADKPDALLFETSTPPIQRRVGEPLRAYMDLEAGRKRSGREDIYISYHAEDDVQSTYVGSLFHNGRNYHVSNTKNSDILVYWSSSRCLPQRNELAKKLLGLLPSHSFGKCLNNVGGLDMALSFFPKCENDANTKPKWWDHLHCAMSHYKFVLAIENTFTESYVTEKLYYALDSGAVPIYFGAPNVMDFVPPHSIIDGREFKSLEELATYVKVVANDPIAYAEYHAWRRCGVMGNYAKTRSMSLDTLSCRLCEAVSRKGGRSARS; encoded by the exons ATGCTACTAGTTCCTCCCAAACCCATCAACACGATCACAATCACCATCATGCTAGCCTTCACcttcttcctcatcttcttctCCTCCGGTTTCCTTCATTTCCCTTCCGTTTCACCTTCTCTCCCACCCATCCACCACTCCTTCACGCTCCCTTCCATCAATTCCTCTTCCGACCCCTTCACCGATCTGCTTTCTTCCTTCAGGAAATGGGACTCGCGAGTGGGTTGTGATAAATTCAGAGAGAAAACAAATGGAGTTTTGTTGAATCACTCAAAGGTTGTTTCTTTGCAAGAGTTTGGTGGTGGGTGTGGGGGGTTTGAACTTAATCATGTTAGTGTTTTGGTTAAAGGGTGGACTTGGATTCCTGATAATTTGGATAATTTGTATTCTTGTCGTTGTGGGTTGAGTTGTTTGTGGACCAAATCCAATGTTCTTGCTGATAAACCTGATGCTTTGTTGTTTGAAACTTCTACGCCTCCAATTCAG AGACGTGTGGGAGAACCGCTTCGTGCGTACATGGATCTCGAAGCTGGTCGAAAGAGATCAGGCCGAGAGGATATATACATTAGTTACCACGCTGAAGATGATGTACAGTCAACCTATGTCGGTTCCCTGTTTCACAATGGACGAAACTATCACGTCTCTAATACTAAAAACAGT GATATACTTGTTTATTGGTCTTCATCGCGGTGTCTTCCTCAAAGAAATGAACTTGCCAAGAAACTCCTCGGCTTGCTACCTAGCCATTCATTTGGCAAGTGCCTAAACAATGTCGGTGGTCTAGACATGGCTCTTTCGTTCTTTCCGAAGTGTGAAAACGATGCAAATACTAAACCAAAATGGTGGGATCATTTACATTGTGCCATGTCTCATTACAAGTTTGTTCTTGCAATCGAGAACACTTTCACCGAGAGCTACGTGACAGAGAAGTTATATTATGCATTGGACTCGGGTGCTGTTCCTATATATTTTGGTGCACCAAATGTCATGGATTTTGTTCCTCCACATTCAATAATCGATGGTAGAGAATTCAAATCATTGGAAGAACTGGCTACATACGTAAAGGTTGTAGCTAATGACCCAATAGCCTATGCAGAATACCATGCATGGAGAAGGTGTGGTGTAATGGGTAACTATGCGAAAACACGATCTATGAGCCTTGACACATTGTCGTGCCGGTTATGTGAGGCTGTTAGCAGAAAAGGTGGAAGAAGTGCGAGAAGCTAG